One Amycolatopsis sp. NBC_00355 genomic window carries:
- a CDS encoding effector-associated constant component EACC1 produces MTDTRRALLRLEAGDDADAEELDRLARRLRAELGELDLDVLAVPAGEPPEGAKAADPVTIGTLVVAFSAAGGVFPGLVDTLRDWLGRQAGKHKITVTVDGDTVELERATVAERQQLIDAFVRRHG; encoded by the coding sequence ATGACCGACACGCGGCGGGCCCTGCTGCGGCTGGAGGCGGGCGACGACGCCGACGCCGAGGAGCTGGACCGGCTCGCCCGGCGGTTGCGGGCCGAGCTGGGGGAGCTGGACCTCGACGTGCTGGCCGTCCCCGCCGGCGAGCCGCCCGAGGGAGCGAAGGCCGCCGACCCGGTGACGATCGGCACGCTCGTGGTGGCGTTCAGCGCGGCCGGCGGGGTGTTCCCCGGGCTGGTCGACACGCTGCGCGACTGGCTCGGGCGGCAGGCGGGCAAGCACAAGATCACGGTGACGGTGGACGGCGACACGGTCGAGCTGGAACGCGCCACGGTGGCCGAGCGGCAGCAGCTGATCGACGCCTTCGTCCGCCGGCACGGGTAG
- a CDS encoding alpha/beta hydrolase has translation MRRAVIAAVAAAALASALVAAPAATAAPAPAAASIAWGPCTDPTLVAAGAECGYLAVPLDYSKPNGEQVQLAVSRVKHKVADAQYQGVMLTNPGGPGGSGLLLATRGPRVPNHAGDAYDWVGFDPRGVGASKPALSCDPNYMTYDRPEYVPVTPQLERTWLAKAKGYADACAKNNSRALLQNMKTTDTVKDMDSIRKALGQKQLNFYGYSYGTYLGQVYGTLFPQNVRRMILDSTVDPRGVWYGDNLNQDVAFDVNIRIWFGWLAQHDDVYHLGKTQSAVQHLVNEQLLKLALHPAGGVIGSDELIDVIQQASYYQLRWTLLGDALSKFVNNGDVATMKSLFEAFGGLGDDNGYAVYLAVQCSDVQWPTSWNQWKADNWKTFAKAPYFTWQNAWYNAPCLNWPVKPGTPTKVDGHGVQSVLMIDETLDAATPFPGSLEVRSRFPGASLIAEPGGTSHAITPRGNACVDNKIADYLATGALPARKPGRTADVECAPLPQPTPPAPAPAASAKADTQGLVSGRFTG, from the coding sequence GTGAGACGTGCTGTAATCGCCGCGGTGGCCGCCGCCGCGCTGGCGTCCGCGCTCGTGGCCGCGCCGGCCGCGACCGCCGCGCCCGCGCCGGCCGCCGCGTCGATCGCCTGGGGGCCGTGTACCGATCCCACGCTGGTCGCCGCCGGCGCCGAATGCGGGTACCTGGCGGTCCCGCTCGACTACTCGAAGCCGAACGGCGAGCAGGTCCAGCTCGCCGTCAGCCGGGTCAAGCACAAGGTCGCGGACGCGCAGTACCAGGGCGTCATGCTGACCAACCCGGGCGGCCCCGGCGGCTCCGGGCTGCTGCTGGCCACCCGCGGTCCGAGGGTGCCGAACCACGCGGGCGACGCCTACGACTGGGTCGGTTTCGACCCGCGCGGGGTCGGCGCGAGCAAGCCCGCGCTCTCGTGCGACCCGAACTACATGACCTACGACCGGCCGGAGTACGTGCCGGTGACGCCGCAGCTCGAGCGGACCTGGCTGGCCAAGGCCAAGGGGTACGCCGACGCCTGCGCCAAGAACAACTCGCGCGCGCTGCTGCAGAACATGAAGACGACCGACACGGTCAAGGACATGGACTCCATCCGCAAGGCGCTGGGCCAGAAGCAGCTGAACTTCTACGGCTACTCCTACGGCACCTACCTCGGCCAGGTCTACGGCACGCTGTTCCCGCAGAACGTGCGCCGGATGATCCTCGACTCGACCGTCGACCCGCGCGGCGTCTGGTACGGCGACAACCTGAACCAGGACGTCGCCTTCGACGTCAACATCCGGATCTGGTTCGGCTGGCTCGCGCAGCACGACGACGTCTACCACCTGGGCAAGACGCAGTCGGCGGTGCAGCACCTGGTCAACGAGCAGCTGCTGAAGCTGGCGCTGCACCCCGCGGGCGGGGTCATCGGCTCGGACGAGCTGATCGACGTCATCCAGCAGGCGTCCTACTACCAGCTGCGCTGGACGCTGCTCGGCGACGCGCTCTCGAAGTTCGTCAACAACGGAGACGTGGCGACGATGAAGTCGCTGTTCGAGGCGTTCGGCGGCCTCGGCGACGACAACGGCTACGCCGTCTACCTCGCCGTGCAGTGCTCGGACGTCCAGTGGCCGACCAGCTGGAACCAGTGGAAGGCCGACAACTGGAAGACGTTCGCCAAGGCGCCGTACTTCACCTGGCAGAACGCCTGGTACAACGCGCCGTGCCTGAACTGGCCGGTGAAGCCGGGCACGCCGACGAAGGTCGACGGCCACGGCGTGCAGAGCGTGCTGATGATCGACGAGACGCTGGACGCGGCGACGCCGTTCCCGGGCAGCCTCGAGGTCCGCAGCCGCTTCCCGGGCGCGTCCCTGATCGCCGAGCCGGGCGGCACGAGCCACGCGATCACCCCGCGCGGCAACGCGTGCGTCGACAACAAGATCGCCGACTACCTGGCGACGGGCGCGCTCCCGGCCCGCAAGCCGGGCCGCACGGCCGACGTCGAGTGCGCCCCGCTGCCCCAGCCGACGCCCCCGGCGCCGGCTCCGGCCGCATCGGCCAAGGCCGACACTCAGGGCCTGGTTTCGGGCCGGTTCACCGGCTGA
- a CDS encoding caspase family protein: protein MAGRHALLIATETYADPALRRLTAPGGDARALAAVLSDPEIAGFEVTTLVDQPHHVVGEAIGEFYRGRRRDELTLLYFTGHGVKDDDGSLYLAMANTRRDSLMFTALAAEQVDRALAGCASRQKVLVLDCCYSGAFPSGRLAKAGTDVHTLERFQGRGRAVLTASDATQYSFEGDEVVGSAARSVFTRHLVAGLRDGSADLDGDGDVTVDELYSYVHEHVVAEMPRQRPKHQSDVEGRIVLARNPRWALPEYLRHGLTSPIASDRLTALEGLVRLNRVGNEVVQARTEAEIRRLVDDDSRTVSAAALAWVTAAAVAPAAEMSTGDVAVTETSPAEVPAVEAVEAGEGRPVVGAAPPGEEVPLMEKVPLVEAAPPGEEPPLMEKVPVVELVPVVEEVPAAPLPNAPVAEPPSPPSAAAPTAVAQPGSPIPPVRRVGPAAKVAPAQPRPAGPSVKRTAPLVPEVPDPRGEARDARFYLGTAGLMVALAIGILLAVGLGSWVVLLFLIFLVFLGLGVAAFRRQSK from the coding sequence GTGGCCGGGCGGCACGCGCTGCTGATCGCGACCGAGACGTACGCCGACCCGGCGCTGCGGCGGCTGACCGCGCCCGGCGGCGACGCCCGCGCGCTGGCGGCGGTGCTGAGCGACCCGGAGATCGCCGGCTTCGAGGTGACGACGCTGGTCGACCAGCCGCACCACGTCGTCGGCGAGGCCATCGGCGAGTTCTACCGCGGCCGGCGTCGTGACGAGCTGACGTTGCTGTACTTCACCGGCCACGGCGTGAAGGACGACGACGGCAGCCTCTACCTGGCGATGGCCAACACCCGCCGCGACAGCCTGATGTTCACCGCGCTGGCGGCCGAGCAGGTCGACCGCGCGCTGGCGGGCTGCGCGTCGCGGCAGAAAGTGCTGGTGCTCGACTGTTGTTACAGCGGCGCGTTCCCGTCCGGAAGACTGGCGAAGGCGGGCACGGACGTGCACACGCTGGAGCGGTTCCAGGGCCGCGGCCGTGCGGTGCTGACGGCGTCGGACGCGACGCAGTATTCGTTCGAGGGCGACGAGGTGGTCGGCTCGGCGGCGCGTTCGGTCTTCACCCGGCACCTGGTGGCGGGCCTGCGCGACGGCAGCGCGGACCTCGACGGCGACGGTGACGTCACGGTCGACGAGCTGTACAGCTACGTCCACGAGCACGTGGTGGCGGAGATGCCCCGGCAGCGGCCGAAGCACCAGTCCGATGTGGAGGGTCGCATCGTGCTCGCGCGCAACCCTCGGTGGGCGTTGCCGGAGTACCTGCGACACGGTTTGACGAGCCCGATCGCCTCGGACCGGCTGACGGCGCTGGAGGGGCTGGTGCGGCTCAACCGGGTGGGCAACGAGGTGGTCCAGGCCCGCACTGAGGCGGAGATCCGGCGGCTGGTCGACGACGACAGCCGGACGGTCTCGGCGGCCGCGCTGGCCTGGGTGACGGCCGCCGCGGTGGCACCGGCGGCCGAAATGTCGACGGGTGATGTGGCGGTCACTGAAACGTCACCGGCTGAGGTGCCTGCGGTCGAAGCCGTGGAAGCGGGGGAGGGACGGCCGGTGGTGGGGGCTGCGCCGCCGGGGGAAGAGGTGCCCCTGATGGAGAAGGTGCCGCTGGTGGAGGCTGCACCGCCAGGGGAAGAGCCGCCGCTGATGGAGAAGGTGCCAGTGGTGGAACTGGTGCCTGTGGTGGAAGAGGTGCCGGCGGCGCCTCTTCCGAACGCCCCGGTTGCCGAGCCGCCATCGCCACCGTCGGCTGCTGCGCCGACGGCGGTGGCGCAGCCGGGCTCACCCATTCCGCCAGTGCGGAGAGTGGGCCCGGCGGCCAAGGTGGCACCGGCCCAGCCGAGACCGGCGGGACCATCCGTGAAACGGACAGCCCCGCTGGTCCCGGAGGTGCCCGACCCCCGCGGCGAGGCCCGGGACGCGCGGTTCTACCTCGGCACCGCTGGGTTGATGGTCGCTCTGGCGATCGGGATCCTGCTCGCCGTAGGCCTGGGCAGCTGGGTCGTGCTCCTGTTCCTGATTTTCCTGGTTTTCCTCGGACTGGGCGTCGCCGCCTTCCGCCGTCAGTCCAAATAG
- a CDS encoding aminotransferase class V-fold PLP-dependent enzyme has protein sequence MTRISPRYLLQFDEPAGYLDFARFGPPSHAVLDTTAALLDQATTAGPSTVDELMRQEIRAKAAAARLSGSDTDHTVLLPNTSLGLFQAAFHSGGEVLVSAAEFPANTYPWARAEQAGRLKLRRLTGGYVTPERIAEALTPEITTVSVSAVDFRTGFRADLAALRDVVGDRLLVVDGIQGFGVVEAPWEVADVLVVGGQKWLRAGWGTGFAVLSDRALERLDPVLSGWTGARDPGLFDDEIHPPDTTAQAWSISNLSPITSGAFAEALELVEDAGVGAIAARIAERIGSFEEVLASCGAEIVSATERRAGILAFTLPGHPAEQVGAALANAGIAATVRPEHVRLSPHASTPAAAADLLREALKTLTEPREPMAIPAAGATTHEVLTALVPAIPGLAAMLGPGNEVLLHDLSRRPDSIVAIAGDLTGRSVGGPMTDLLLGLVRRGTTQDLTNYRTHGPDGRAIRSSTLFLRDADGVAVGCLCVNSVDPAASAGGNGEPETFPPDVDSLQRFLVDRAIGKAGIPVDLMKKRHKAGVVRELDEAGYFLIKDAVDHLAGRLDVTRYTIYNYLNEIRA, from the coding sequence GTGACGCGGATTTCGCCCCGGTACCTGCTCCAGTTCGACGAGCCCGCCGGCTACCTCGACTTCGCCCGGTTCGGCCCGCCGTCCCACGCGGTGCTCGACACGACGGCCGCGCTGCTCGACCAGGCCACCACGGCCGGGCCGTCCACTGTGGACGAGCTGATGCGGCAGGAGATCCGGGCCAAGGCCGCCGCCGCGCGGCTGTCCGGCTCGGACACCGACCACACCGTGCTGCTGCCGAACACGAGCCTCGGGCTGTTCCAGGCCGCGTTCCACAGCGGCGGCGAGGTCCTGGTGTCGGCCGCGGAGTTCCCGGCCAACACCTACCCGTGGGCCCGCGCCGAGCAAGCCGGACGTCTCAAGTTGAGGCGCCTGACCGGCGGTTATGTGACGCCCGAGCGGATCGCGGAGGCGTTGACGCCGGAGATCACCACGGTCAGCGTGAGCGCCGTCGACTTCCGCACCGGCTTCCGCGCCGACCTCGCCGCGCTGCGCGACGTCGTCGGCGACCGGCTGCTGGTCGTCGACGGCATCCAGGGCTTCGGCGTCGTCGAGGCGCCATGGGAGGTCGCGGACGTCCTGGTCGTCGGCGGCCAGAAGTGGCTGCGCGCGGGCTGGGGCACCGGCTTCGCGGTGCTGTCGGACCGGGCCCTGGAGCGGCTGGACCCGGTGCTGTCGGGCTGGACCGGCGCGCGCGACCCCGGCCTGTTCGACGACGAGATCCACCCGCCGGACACCACCGCCCAGGCCTGGTCGATCTCCAACCTCAGCCCGATCACGTCCGGCGCGTTCGCCGAGGCCCTGGAGCTGGTGGAGGACGCCGGGGTCGGCGCCATCGCCGCGCGGATCGCCGAGCGGATCGGGTCCTTCGAGGAAGTGCTCGCCTCCTGCGGCGCCGAGATCGTCTCGGCGACCGAACGCCGCGCCGGGATCCTCGCGTTCACACTGCCCGGTCACCCGGCCGAGCAGGTCGGCGCCGCGCTGGCCAACGCCGGGATCGCCGCGACCGTCCGGCCCGAGCACGTCCGGCTGTCGCCGCACGCGTCCACCCCGGCGGCCGCCGCGGACCTGCTCCGCGAAGCGCTGAAGACGCTGACCGAGCCACGGGAACCCATGGCCATCCCGGCCGCGGGGGCGACGACCCACGAGGTGCTGACCGCGCTGGTGCCGGCCATCCCGGGTCTCGCGGCGATGCTCGGCCCGGGCAACGAGGTGCTGCTCCACGACCTGAGCCGGCGGCCGGACTCGATCGTCGCGATCGCGGGTGACCTCACCGGCCGCAGCGTCGGCGGCCCGATGACCGACCTGCTGCTCGGCCTGGTCCGCCGCGGCACCACGCAGGACCTGACGAACTACCGCACCCACGGCCCGGACGGCCGCGCGATCCGGTCGTCGACGCTCTTCCTGCGGGACGCCGACGGTGTCGCGGTCGGCTGCCTGTGCGTCAACAGCGTCGACCCGGCCGCTTCGGCGGGCGGCAACGGCGAGCCGGAGACTTTCCCACCGGATGTCGACAGCCTGCAACGGTTCCTGGTCGACCGGGCGATCGGCAAGGCCGGGATCCCGGTGGACCTGATGAAGAAACGCCACAAAGCCGGGGTGGTGCGCGAACTCGACGAGGCGGGGTACTTCCTGATCAAGGACGCGGTCGACCACCTCGCGGGGCGGTTGGACGTGACGCGCTACACGATCTACAACTACCTCAACGAAATCCGCGCCTGA
- a CDS encoding macrolide family glycosyltransferase, whose amino-acid sequence MLRKHIVMVGCSAPSHVYPSLGVIRELVRRGHRVSYVVGSPLAGLVSPTGASVVEHPTLFPLGEAAVWPDDPADAMRVFLDEAIAIHPRLTSVFDEDRPDLLLYDIGGLGAPVLGQRYGVPAVQLSPTLVAWDGYDEDMAEVLAPIKASPSGVDYAATYTSWLRANGIFADAWEWLGHPSRVLSLIPRAMQPHAERVGAHVRFVGPCLDPSRLADRSWQPPSSGRPVLLVSFGTAYNDQLDVYRACIEAFASDWHVVMSIGKHVPPEALGPLPSSVEVFESVPQLAVLEAASAFITHAGMGGATESLWFGVPTVAIPQAADQFGNAAQLEALGVGKHLPASSVTAASVRKAVDEVSSSPSIAARLAELKAEIRGHGGVPAAADAVESYLD is encoded by the coding sequence ATGCTGCGCAAGCACATCGTCATGGTCGGCTGTTCCGCGCCGAGCCACGTCTACCCGTCGCTCGGCGTCATCCGCGAGCTGGTGCGACGCGGGCACCGCGTGTCCTACGTCGTCGGCTCGCCGCTGGCCGGGCTGGTGTCGCCGACCGGCGCGTCCGTGGTCGAGCACCCGACGCTCTTCCCGCTCGGTGAGGCCGCCGTCTGGCCGGACGACCCGGCCGACGCGATGCGCGTCTTCCTCGACGAGGCGATCGCGATCCACCCGCGGTTGACGTCGGTCTTCGACGAAGACCGGCCCGACCTGCTGCTGTACGACATCGGCGGGCTGGGCGCGCCGGTGCTCGGGCAGCGGTACGGCGTCCCGGCCGTGCAGCTGTCGCCGACGCTGGTGGCGTGGGACGGTTACGACGAGGACATGGCCGAGGTGCTGGCCCCGATCAAGGCGTCACCGTCCGGTGTGGACTATGCCGCGACGTACACCTCGTGGTTGCGGGCGAACGGGATCTTCGCGGACGCTTGGGAGTGGCTCGGGCACCCGTCGCGGGTCCTGTCGCTCATCCCGCGGGCGATGCAACCCCACGCCGAGCGCGTCGGGGCCCACGTGCGGTTCGTCGGGCCGTGCCTGGACCCGTCCCGGCTGGCCGACCGTTCGTGGCAGCCACCGTCGTCCGGGAGGCCGGTGCTGCTGGTGTCGTTCGGGACGGCGTACAACGACCAGCTCGACGTCTACCGGGCGTGCATCGAGGCGTTCGCTTCGGATTGGCACGTCGTGATGTCGATCGGCAAGCACGTCCCGCCGGAAGCGTTGGGACCGCTGCCGTCCTCGGTGGAGGTCTTCGAGAGCGTGCCGCAACTGGCGGTGCTGGAGGCGGCGTCGGCGTTCATCACGCACGCCGGCATGGGCGGCGCGACGGAGTCGCTGTGGTTCGGCGTCCCGACGGTCGCGATCCCGCAGGCCGCGGACCAGTTCGGCAACGCGGCCCAGCTGGAGGCCCTCGGTGTCGGTAAGCACCTGCCGGCTTCCTCGGTGACCGCCGCTTCGGTGCGAAAGGCGGTCGACGAGGTGTCGTCGTCACCTTCCATCGCTGCTCGGCTCGCGGAGCTGAAGGCGGAGATCCGCGGCCACGGCGGTGTTCCCGCGGCGGCGGACGCGGTGGAGTCCTATTTGGACTGA
- a CDS encoding ABC transporter substrate-binding protein, with protein MSRSRAVQAVLLASLAVLVTACGGGPDGAGGTSQAPGAPASGIPDTTAIVQGVQKDAQLNAALPANVKQAGVLHLASNLQSAPNNFYAADGKTPIGYEVDLAKAIAAKLGVSVTHQDMAFGSLITSLQSGRIDLTMAGMNDTKARQAQIDFVDYFTSGITIMTRKGNPDGITGPDALCGENVAVVQGTSHQKFAATQSAKCTQAGKPAVNVTATDSDNQNQNQLRTGRVAAILNDLPSAVYISRTAGDGKFFEVVPGEPIEGGPYGIGVNKQNKPLTDSVQKALQALIADGTYGKILQAWGVDQGAIKEAAVNGGS; from the coding sequence ATGTCCCGTTCCCGTGCAGTCCAGGCGGTGTTGCTCGCGAGCTTGGCCGTCCTGGTGACCGCTTGTGGTGGTGGTCCGGACGGCGCGGGCGGGACCTCGCAGGCTCCCGGCGCGCCCGCTTCCGGCATTCCGGACACCACCGCGATCGTCCAAGGTGTGCAGAAGGATGCCCAGCTCAACGCCGCTTTGCCGGCGAACGTCAAGCAGGCCGGCGTGCTCCACCTGGCGTCCAACCTGCAGTCCGCGCCCAACAACTTCTACGCCGCCGACGGCAAGACGCCGATCGGCTACGAGGTGGATCTCGCCAAGGCGATCGCCGCGAAGCTCGGGGTGAGCGTGACGCACCAGGACATGGCCTTCGGCTCGCTGATCACCAGTCTCCAGTCCGGCCGCATCGATCTGACCATGGCCGGGATGAACGACACCAAGGCCCGCCAGGCCCAGATCGACTTCGTCGACTACTTCACCTCCGGCATCACGATCATGACCCGCAAGGGCAACCCGGACGGCATCACCGGGCCGGACGCGCTGTGCGGCGAGAACGTCGCCGTCGTGCAGGGGACCAGTCACCAGAAGTTCGCCGCGACGCAGAGCGCGAAGTGCACCCAGGCCGGCAAGCCCGCGGTGAACGTCACCGCGACCGACAGCGACAACCAGAACCAGAACCAGCTGCGCACCGGGCGCGTCGCGGCCATCCTCAACGACCTGCCCAGCGCCGTCTACATCTCGCGGACCGCCGGCGACGGCAAGTTCTTCGAGGTCGTCCCGGGTGAGCCGATCGAGGGCGGGCCGTACGGCATCGGCGTCAACAAGCAGAACAAGCCCCTGACGGACTCCGTGCAGAAGGCCCTGCAGGCGCTGATCGCCGACGGTACCTACGGCAAGATCCTGCAGGCCTGGGGTGTGGACCAGGGCGCCATCAAGGAGGCCGCGGTCAATGGCGGAAGCTGA
- a CDS encoding Gfo/Idh/MocA family protein translates to MSLRIGILGAARIAPTALVKPASTNAAVEVVAVAARSADRAQAFASKHGIARVHTSYEALLEDPDVDAVYNPLPNGLHGRWTRAALEAGKHVLCEKPFTANAAEAREIADLAAASDRVVMEAFHYRYHPLALRVEEIVASGELGTLQRVETSLCFPLPKFSDIRYDYGLAGGATMDAGCYAVHMARIFGGGETPEAVSAQAKLRDAKIDRAMTAELRYPAGHTGRVTCSMWSSTLLKISAKVIGTQGSLFVLNPASPQVYHRLSVRAGGARRTERFGRRASYAYQLDAFAAAVLEGAPVKTSAEDAVETMGVIDAIYRAAGLPVREPS, encoded by the coding sequence ATGAGCCTGCGGATCGGCATCCTGGGTGCGGCCCGGATCGCACCCACCGCCCTGGTCAAGCCCGCTTCAACAAACGCCGCCGTCGAGGTCGTGGCGGTGGCCGCGCGGTCCGCCGACCGGGCGCAAGCGTTTGCCTCCAAGCACGGCATCGCCCGGGTCCACACGTCCTACGAGGCCCTGCTCGAAGACCCCGACGTCGACGCCGTCTACAACCCGCTGCCGAACGGCCTTCACGGCCGCTGGACGCGCGCCGCGCTGGAAGCGGGCAAGCACGTCCTCTGCGAGAAGCCCTTCACCGCCAACGCGGCCGAAGCGCGCGAGATCGCCGACCTGGCCGCCGCTTCGGATCGCGTCGTGATGGAGGCTTTCCACTACCGCTACCACCCTCTCGCCTTGCGAGTAGAGGAAATCGTGGCGTCAGGCGAGCTCGGGACGTTGCAGCGCGTCGAAACGTCCCTGTGCTTCCCGCTGCCGAAGTTCTCCGACATCCGCTACGACTACGGCCTGGCGGGCGGCGCGACGATGGACGCGGGCTGCTACGCGGTCCACATGGCCCGTATCTTCGGCGGTGGCGAAACCCCGGAAGCCGTTTCGGCACAGGCGAAACTGCGTGACGCGAAGATCGACCGCGCGATGACGGCCGAGCTGCGCTACCCTGCGGGCCACACCGGGCGGGTCACGTGCTCGATGTGGTCGTCGACCCTGCTGAAGATCAGCGCGAAGGTGATCGGCACGCAGGGCTCGCTTTTCGTGCTGAACCCGGCGTCCCCGCAGGTGTACCACCGGCTCTCCGTGCGCGCCGGCGGCGCCCGCCGCACCGAACGTTTCGGGCGGCGGGCGTCGTACGCGTACCAGTTGGACGCCTTCGCGGCGGCGGTCCTGGAGGGCGCGCCCGTGAAGACGTCGGCCGAGGACGCCGTCGAGACGATGGGTGTGATCGACGCGATCTACCGCGCGGCCGGGCTGCCCGTGCGCGAGCCGAGCTGA
- a CDS encoding NADAR family protein, giving the protein MSRYPRSVEELTRALDAGKRFKYVYFWGNRPPRGGGAGSGCLSQWWPSPFVVDDVRFATAEHYMMWRKAQLFGDEEVAVQVLTAGHPKQAKDFGRRVRRFDEATWVASRREIVVDGNVAKFAQHPDLAEYLAGTGDRVLVEASPLDRVWGIGLAADDPRTANPRGWRGLNLLGFALADVRAQLGSRTGSPAAR; this is encoded by the coding sequence GTGAGCAGGTATCCGCGCAGCGTCGAGGAGCTGACCCGTGCGCTCGACGCGGGGAAGCGGTTCAAGTACGTCTACTTCTGGGGCAACCGGCCGCCGCGTGGTGGTGGGGCCGGCTCCGGCTGCCTCAGCCAGTGGTGGCCGTCGCCGTTCGTCGTGGACGACGTCCGGTTCGCCACCGCCGAGCACTACATGATGTGGCGCAAGGCGCAGCTCTTCGGTGACGAGGAGGTCGCCGTGCAGGTCCTGACCGCGGGACACCCCAAGCAGGCCAAGGACTTCGGCCGCCGGGTGCGTCGGTTCGACGAGGCGACCTGGGTCGCTTCCCGTCGCGAGATCGTCGTCGACGGCAACGTCGCGAAGTTCGCCCAGCACCCCGACCTGGCCGAGTACCTCGCCGGGACCGGCGACCGGGTGCTCGTCGAGGCGAGCCCGCTCGACCGGGTCTGGGGTATCGGCCTGGCCGCCGACGACCCGCGCACCGCGAACCCCCGCGGCTGGCGAGGGCTCAACCTGCTCGGTTTCGCCCTCGCCGACGTGCGGGCTCAGCTCGGCTCGCGCACGGGCAGCCCGGCCGCGCGGTAG
- a CDS encoding amino acid ABC transporter ATP-binding protein — MSEPLLRAVGVKKSYGHTEVLGGIDLEVHKGQVVCLLGPSGAGKSTFLRCINHLETIDAGQIWVDGEPIGYRQRGGKLYELRERDVARQRRDIGMVFQRFNLFAHRTALENVVEGPIRVLGLKADEARKQGLELLDRVGLAHRGDAYPAQLSGGQQQRVAIARSLAMKPKLMLFDEPTSALDPELVGEVLEVMSTLAGEGMTMVVVTHEMSFAAEAADEVVFLADGAVVETGPPDQVLSAPKHERTRQFLARILA, encoded by the coding sequence GTGTCTGAGCCACTGCTTCGCGCCGTCGGCGTCAAGAAGTCCTACGGCCACACCGAAGTGCTCGGCGGCATCGACCTGGAGGTCCACAAGGGACAGGTCGTCTGCCTGCTCGGGCCGTCCGGCGCCGGGAAGAGCACCTTCCTGCGCTGCATCAACCACCTGGAGACGATCGACGCCGGCCAGATCTGGGTCGACGGCGAGCCGATCGGATACCGGCAACGCGGCGGCAAGCTGTACGAACTGCGCGAACGCGACGTCGCCCGCCAGCGCCGCGACATCGGCATGGTGTTCCAGCGCTTCAACCTCTTCGCGCACCGGACGGCGCTGGAGAACGTCGTCGAAGGCCCGATCCGGGTACTGGGTCTCAAAGCGGACGAGGCACGCAAGCAGGGCCTGGAGCTGCTCGACCGCGTCGGCCTCGCGCACCGCGGTGACGCCTATCCGGCGCAGCTGTCCGGCGGGCAGCAGCAGCGCGTCGCGATCGCGCGGTCGCTGGCGATGAAACCCAAGTTGATGCTGTTCGACGAGCCGACGTCGGCGCTGGACCCGGAGCTGGTCGGGGAGGTGCTCGAAGTGATGAGTACGTTGGCGGGGGAGGGGATGACGATGGTCGTCGTGACGCACGAGATGAGCTTCGCCGCGGAGGCCGCCGACGAGGTGGTGTTCCTGGCCGACGGCGCCGTCGTCGAGACCGGGCCGCCTGATCAAGTATTGAGCGCGCCGAAGCACGAACGCACCCGGCAGTTCCTGGCGAGGATCCTCGCGTGA
- a CDS encoding amino acid ABC transporter permease, which produces MAEAEPLPIVRLRHWGRWVAAVVIVALLVLLGIALGNAQIEWSQVPDFVFFKVMATGLLNTVVLAVLSQAVAIVLGIIIALLRRSANPVARWFAAGYIWIFRGLPVLLQILLWYNLALVFPVIHIPFLVDAQTNVLISAFTAAFLGLALNESAYMAEIVRAGLNSVDSGQTEAAKSIGMTPAATLRRVVLPQAMRVIIPPTGNDFINMLKGTSMASVIGVTELIHAANNISSNNLLVMETLLAAAVWYMVVVTVAGVGQHYLERAFGQADRGPLSRAGKALRGVPLVRSARV; this is translated from the coding sequence ATGGCGGAAGCTGAGCCCCTGCCGATCGTCCGGCTCCGCCACTGGGGCCGGTGGGTCGCCGCCGTCGTGATCGTCGCGCTGCTCGTGCTGCTGGGCATCGCCCTCGGCAACGCGCAGATCGAGTGGAGCCAGGTCCCGGACTTCGTCTTCTTCAAGGTGATGGCGACCGGGCTGCTCAACACCGTCGTCCTCGCCGTGCTGTCGCAGGCCGTCGCGATCGTGCTGGGCATCATCATCGCCCTGCTGCGCCGCAGCGCCAACCCGGTCGCCCGGTGGTTCGCCGCCGGCTACATCTGGATCTTCCGCGGCCTGCCGGTGCTGCTGCAGATCCTGCTCTGGTACAACCTGGCGCTCGTCTTCCCGGTCATCCACATCCCGTTCCTGGTCGACGCGCAGACGAACGTGCTGATCAGCGCGTTCACCGCGGCGTTCCTCGGCCTGGCGCTTAACGAAAGCGCGTATATGGCCGAGATCGTCCGGGCCGGGCTGAACAGCGTCGACAGTGGACAGACCGAAGCCGCGAAGTCGATCGGCATGACGCCGGCCGCGACGCTGCGCCGGGTCGTGCTGCCGCAGGCGATGCGCGTGATCATCCCGCCGACCGGCAACGACTTCATCAACATGCTCAAGGGCACGTCGATGGCGTCGGTGATCGGCGTGACCGAGCTGATCCACGCGGCCAACAACATCTCGTCGAACAACCTCCTGGTGATGGAGACGCTGCTGGCCGCGGCCGTCTGGTACATGGTCGTGGTGACCGTCGCCGGGGTCGGCCAGCACTACCTGGAACGCGCGTTCGGCCAAGCCGACCGCGGGCCGCTTTCCCGCGCGGGCAAGGCGTTGCGCGGCGTGCCGCTGGTGAGGAGTGCCCGTGTCTGA